A stretch of the Archangium violaceum genome encodes the following:
- a CDS encoding DUF2911 domain-containing protein produces the protein MTNRRLMSHLSISSLAALLFLVASPALAQKTIPPAKAPVSPLQMAAKKLDDTTYVKVTYGSPRIQDPKSGQKRVIFGKLVPYGEVWRLGANAATEITTTGDIELAGKRLPAGTYALFAIPQADKWTFIVSKDVGQWGAYKYNKDNDVLRVDVPAKKIADTYEALTIAFNEKGTALDFSWENTQVSVPVSPAKKG, from the coding sequence ATGACGAACCGTCGACTCATGTCGCACCTGAGCATCTCCTCCCTGGCCGCGCTCCTCTTCCTCGTGGCCTCGCCCGCCCTGGCGCAGAAGACCATTCCGCCCGCGAAGGCTCCCGTCAGCCCGCTCCAGATGGCGGCGAAGAAGCTGGACGACACCACGTACGTGAAGGTGACGTACGGCTCGCCCCGCATCCAGGATCCGAAGTCGGGCCAGAAGCGCGTCATCTTCGGCAAGCTGGTGCCCTATGGCGAGGTGTGGCGCCTGGGCGCGAACGCCGCCACGGAAATCACCACGACCGGCGACATCGAGCTCGCGGGCAAGCGGCTCCCGGCCGGCACCTACGCGCTCTTCGCCATCCCCCAGGCCGACAAGTGGACCTTCATCGTCAGCAAGGACGTCGGTCAGTGGGGCGCCTACAAGTACAACAAGGACAATGACGTCCTGCGCGTGGACGTGCCGGCGAAGAAGATCGCGGACACCTACGAGGCCCTCACGATCGCCTTCAACGAGAAGGGCACCGCGCTGGACTTCTCGTGGGAGAACACGCAGGTCTCCGTGCCCGTGAGCCCGGCCAAGAAGGGCTAG
- a CDS encoding sensor histidine kinase, with the protein MKAARARADLDAFAGRIAHDMHNLLTPLSMIGAQVRTSPDAGMKRAGERLERTTRRAFNLLDGMLAFSRTANAGYVSTSELTPVPFVVADVAEDLQGLREQIQAELDLNGVENVCVALPRGLLYVLLLNLMSNAFKFMLGRATRRVEVLAHASGDRCELVVRDTGPGMSPEVCAHIFEAFYRAPGSKASGSGIGLATVQRIVHAYGGTVVVESVPGQGSAFTVRLPLGDPR; encoded by the coding sequence TTGAAGGCGGCCCGGGCCCGGGCGGACCTCGACGCCTTCGCGGGCCGCATCGCCCATGACATGCACAACCTGCTCACCCCCCTGTCCATGATTGGTGCCCAGGTGCGCACCTCGCCCGACGCGGGAATGAAGCGCGCGGGCGAGCGCCTGGAGCGCACCACCCGCCGGGCCTTCAACCTGCTTGATGGCATGCTCGCGTTCTCGCGCACGGCCAACGCGGGGTATGTGTCCACCTCGGAGCTCACTCCGGTGCCCTTCGTCGTCGCGGACGTGGCGGAGGATCTCCAGGGCTTGCGTGAGCAGATCCAGGCCGAGCTGGATCTCAACGGCGTGGAGAACGTGTGCGTGGCGCTTCCCCGGGGATTGCTCTACGTCTTGCTGCTCAACCTCATGTCCAACGCGTTCAAGTTCATGCTGGGCCGCGCCACCCGGCGGGTCGAGGTGTTGGCGCACGCCTCCGGAGACAGGTGCGAGCTGGTCGTCCGGGACACGGGGCCTGGCATGTCACCCGAGGTGTGCGCGCACATCTTCGAGGCTTTCTACAGGGCGCCGGGCTCGAAGGCCTCGGGCAGTGGCATCGGGTTGGCCACCGTGCAGCGCATCGTCCACGCCTACGGTGGCACGGTCGTCGTCGAGTCGGTCCCTGGTCAGGGCTCGGCCTTCACGGTGCGACTGCCCCTGGGCGATCCCCGCTGA
- a CDS encoding response regulator has product MGRRGGRVLLVDDNEGMRSYLRSLLEEAGYTVEAVADGTRALEAIRLRRPELVLSDVMMPGLDGFALISELKADPRTASTPVILLSARAGEEATVEGLAAGAYDYLVKPF; this is encoded by the coding sequence ATGGGTCGCCGGGGGGGACGCGTGCTGCTGGTGGATGACAACGAGGGCATGCGCAGCTACTTGCGGAGCCTGCTGGAAGAGGCCGGCTATACGGTCGAGGCCGTCGCGGACGGGACGAGGGCCCTGGAGGCCATTCGGCTCCGGCGCCCGGAGCTGGTGCTGTCGGACGTGATGATGCCGGGGCTGGATGGCTTCGCGTTGATCTCCGAGCTGAAGGCCGACCCACGCACCGCCAGCACCCCCGTCATCCTCCTGTCGGCCCGCGCGGGCGAGGAGGCCACGGTGGAGGGACTCGCGGCGGGAGCCTATGACTACCTGGTCAAGCCGTTCTAA
- a CDS encoding PAAR-like domain-containing protein → MTKVTVNFPKTPVTKGSSGVAAATLPNVCKMPGPPAPFVPTPLPNIGKSGDSPQGYSKTVTIDGNAVAITGASFGSQGDMASKGMGGGLISSNTHGPTKFLGPGSMNVKIEGKNVQLLGDPMLNNCGPSGSPANAATMTGIIQASGVMAVIYGDDLPCGLCGNTHPLEAGEETQTAISAVFERVQQALDAQKQQILQRNKLAKEKNQKEKLLGQLEDRNTEENRRKGKGLNPKQREELAALPGEIAALGEQIDALDGFFKANAVLRHDSNTNSHTKGYMIGAMVCVCKKTKLVACSGHAPPGFLEATKDTGFECVNSPVGSGAPEEKWMCAAKQIIQNHGGHKPRQLIERLFYPAVESIKPDRGPRIKFNVRVEDLNTKKLSEPEECEQVFKNGEDVPSYSECQAKLPAMYCKAHCA, encoded by the coding sequence ATGACCAAGGTCACCGTCAATTTTCCAAAGACGCCCGTCACCAAGGGTAGCTCTGGCGTCGCAGCAGCCACGCTTCCCAACGTCTGTAAAATGCCGGGTCCGCCAGCTCCTTTCGTCCCTACGCCACTACCGAATATTGGTAAGAGCGGCGACTCTCCTCAGGGCTACTCCAAGACGGTGACCATTGACGGGAACGCCGTCGCCATCACCGGCGCCAGCTTCGGCAGCCAGGGCGACATGGCCAGCAAGGGAATGGGTGGAGGCCTCATCTCCAGCAATACCCATGGCCCCACGAAATTTCTGGGCCCCGGCTCGATGAACGTCAAAATCGAGGGGAAGAACGTCCAGTTGCTGGGCGACCCCATGCTCAACAACTGCGGCCCCTCCGGCAGCCCCGCCAATGCCGCTACGATGACGGGCATCATCCAGGCCTCCGGAGTCATGGCAGTCATCTACGGTGACGACTTGCCGTGCGGACTCTGCGGGAACACGCACCCGCTGGAGGCAGGAGAGGAGACGCAGACGGCGATTTCTGCCGTGTTTGAGCGGGTGCAGCAAGCGCTCGACGCACAGAAGCAGCAGATTCTCCAGCGCAACAAGCTGGCCAAGGAGAAGAACCAGAAGGAAAAGCTTCTTGGTCAACTGGAAGACCGCAACACGGAGGAGAACCGGAGGAAAGGGAAGGGGCTAAACCCGAAGCAGCGAGAAGAACTGGCGGCATTGCCGGGTGAGATTGCGGCCCTCGGGGAACAGATTGATGCCCTTGACGGGTTCTTCAAGGCGAATGCCGTGCTTCGCCATGACTCAAACACAAATTCGCACACCAAGGGATATATGATTGGCGCCATGGTCTGTGTCTGTAAAAAAACAAAACTCGTGGCATGCTCTGGTCATGCGCCTCCGGGCTTCTTGGAGGCCACGAAAGACACGGGCTTTGAGTGCGTGAATTCACCTGTCGGCTCAGGGGCTCCGGAGGAAAAATGGATGTGCGCCGCAAAGCAAATCATACAGAACCACGGAGGGCACAAGCCGAGGCAGCTTATCGAGCGCCTGTTTTATCCGGCAGTCGAGAGCATCAAGCCTGATAGGGGTCCGAGGATTAAGTTCAATGTTCGAGTGGAGGATTTGAACACAAAGAAGCTCTCCGAGCCAGAGGAGTGTGAACAGGTCTTCAAAAATGGTGAAGACGTGCCATCGTATTCCGAATGCCAGGCAAAGCTCCCTGCCATGTATTGCAAGGCGCATTGCGCCTAG
- a CDS encoding integrase core domain-containing protein yields MDFFVIPTATFGVLLGFVVVSHRDRRILHLNVTAHPTEEWTKQQLREAFPWASAPRYLHRDRDKLYTERVRATLSHLGAQEVLSAARCPWQNPYAERVIGSIRRELLDHVVVLNEAHARRLLREYQRYYNASRTHLSLGKDTPERREVQGPERGAKVIELREVFGLHHRYERRAA; encoded by the coding sequence ATGGACTTCTTTGTCATTCCGACGGCGACGTTTGGGGTGCTACTGGGATTCGTGGTGGTGAGTCACCGGGACAGGCGAATCCTCCACCTCAACGTGACAGCGCACCCGACGGAGGAATGGACGAAACAGCAGTTGCGAGAGGCCTTTCCCTGGGCCAGCGCTCCGAGGTACTTGCACCGGGATAGGGACAAGCTCTACACCGAACGTGTTCGCGCCACGCTCTCCCATCTGGGGGCTCAAGAGGTACTGAGTGCAGCACGTTGTCCGTGGCAGAACCCCTATGCCGAGAGAGTCATCGGCTCAATTCGTCGAGAGCTGCTGGACCATGTCGTCGTCCTGAACGAAGCCCACGCTCGGCGCCTGCTTCGCGAGTACCAGCGCTACTACAACGCGAGCCGGACGCACCTGTCGCTCGGCAAGGATACGCCCGAGAGGCGTGAGGTGCAGGGCCCGGAGCGCGGAGCCAAGGTGATAGAGCTGCGGGAAGTCTTCGGGCTCCACCACCGGTACGAGCGCCGAGCGGCATAG
- a CDS encoding RidA family protein: MLEFIHPPGPSIPGISPAVVIRAGQPVFLSGHVPTREDGTLETGGLEAQLDAAFRALHHTLRAAGLGSESLVRITLYVRDYQPAELPVIRAVRDRYVSMERPPASALIGVSSLFAEGVRVEVDAVAVRPSPGGSAE; this comes from the coding sequence ATGCTGGAGTTCATCCACCCGCCGGGCCCGAGCATCCCCGGCATCTCGCCCGCCGTGGTGATACGCGCCGGGCAGCCGGTGTTCCTGTCCGGGCACGTCCCCACGCGCGAGGACGGCACGCTGGAGACCGGTGGGCTCGAGGCCCAGCTGGACGCGGCGTTCCGCGCCCTGCATCACACGCTGCGCGCGGCGGGCCTGGGGTCCGAGTCCCTGGTGCGCATCACGCTCTACGTGCGCGACTACCAGCCGGCGGAGCTGCCCGTGATTCGCGCGGTGCGAGACCGCTACGTCTCCATGGAGCGGCCTCCCGCCAGCGCGCTCATCGGCGTGTCGAGCCTGTTCGCGGAGGGCGTGCGCGTCGAGGTCGACGCCGTGGCCGTCCGCCCCTCGCCTGGCGGCAGCGCGGAATGA
- a CDS encoding cysteine hydrolase — translation MKVERNREALVLVEFQNEWLHPAGKLRGLVEDVAQLEAAIAAGKRTLEAARRQGLRVVHVPCGPFERGYPELGPGLMGLRRAIPRAGTWQKEGPGAAFAQGFEPREGELVVAGRIGASAFAHSNLDALLRAQGVTHFYLAGFALHVCIESTLRQAHDLGYAVTLLSDGCAAFTAAQREHVLAHVVHHFGEALTTPAFLAHLQGAA, via the coding sequence ATGAAAGTGGAGAGGAATCGGGAAGCGCTGGTGCTGGTGGAGTTCCAGAACGAGTGGCTCCACCCGGCCGGCAAGCTGCGCGGCCTCGTCGAGGACGTGGCCCAGTTGGAGGCAGCCATCGCGGCGGGGAAGCGGACGCTGGAGGCGGCCCGGCGGCAGGGCCTCCGGGTGGTACACGTCCCCTGCGGCCCGTTCGAGCGGGGCTACCCGGAGCTGGGCCCGGGACTGATGGGCCTGCGCCGCGCCATCCCTCGCGCGGGCACCTGGCAGAAGGAGGGGCCGGGCGCCGCCTTCGCGCAGGGCTTCGAGCCCCGGGAAGGGGAGCTCGTCGTCGCCGGGCGCATTGGCGCGAGTGCCTTCGCGCACTCCAACCTGGACGCGCTGCTGCGGGCCCAGGGAGTCACGCACTTCTATCTGGCGGGCTTCGCGCTGCACGTCTGCATCGAGTCCACGCTCCGGCAGGCGCATGACCTGGGCTATGCCGTGACGCTCCTGTCCGACGGCTGCGCGGCCTTCACGGCGGCGCAGCGGGAGCACGTGCTTGCCCATGTCGTCCACCACTTCGGAGAGGCCCTCACCACCCCGGCCTTCCTGGCCCACCTCCAGGGGGCGGCATGA
- a CDS encoding MerR family transcriptional regulator, with amino-acid sequence MRIGDLAREAGVTPRTIRYYESMGLMEESPRSPGAFRRYTQQDVERLRKIDALKKLGLDLEEIRSVIGLYFSDPTGIRGKEKVLAILHKHLEEVDSKLAALKGFRKDLLSNIERMEELLRKANAGG; translated from the coding sequence ATGAGGATTGGAGACCTGGCCAGGGAAGCGGGCGTCACGCCGCGCACCATCCGCTACTATGAGTCCATGGGACTCATGGAGGAGAGTCCCCGTTCGCCCGGCGCCTTCCGCCGCTACACGCAGCAGGACGTCGAGCGGCTCCGAAAAATCGACGCGCTCAAGAAGCTGGGGCTCGACCTGGAGGAAATCCGGAGCGTCATCGGCCTCTACTTCTCGGACCCCACCGGCATCCGCGGCAAGGAGAAGGTGCTCGCCATCCTCCACAAGCACCTGGAGGAGGTGGACTCGAAGCTGGCCGCGCTCAAGGGCTTCCGCAAGGACCTCCTGAGCAACATCGAGCGGATGGAAGAGCTGCTGCGCAAGGCGAATGCGGGCGGGTAG